One stretch of Caballeronia sp. Lep1P3 DNA includes these proteins:
- a CDS encoding AraC family transcriptional regulator, whose protein sequence is MPTTRPPLNERMYAPYKIAALVEVLAEQGIAPADSLRGTELTVEALDDASVLTSIGQYATVCKNAISLSRDPATPFKAGRRLHLSAYGMYGYALMSCLSLRDYFKLGVKYHRLATPTVAIEWTEYPDRMVWTFPDAFVSSPSRELREFVIEQQYMQHVTHLQDVAGSLCPPVKACFAYHAPAHADIYSEYLGCPCHFDAPQCELVYDSAILDRKPQLAHQLTASLLQETCDRLIGQAKTSSGVSGEVYQILMSTPGVFPGMEATAESMHMTTRTLRRRLEAEGTSFLGIVDDVRRSLALEYLKTTKMSTDDVAMLLGFSDTANFRRALKRWTGKGPGELRR, encoded by the coding sequence ATGCCGACGACCCGTCCCCCGCTGAACGAGCGCATGTATGCGCCTTACAAGATTGCCGCGCTCGTCGAGGTGCTCGCCGAACAGGGCATTGCGCCGGCGGACAGCTTGCGGGGCACCGAGCTGACGGTGGAAGCGCTCGACGATGCCTCGGTCCTCACTTCCATCGGACAATATGCGACCGTATGCAAGAACGCGATCTCGCTATCGCGCGATCCCGCGACGCCGTTCAAGGCTGGCCGCAGACTGCATCTGTCCGCTTATGGCATGTACGGCTACGCGCTGATGTCGTGCCTTTCCTTGCGCGACTACTTCAAGCTCGGCGTGAAATATCATCGGCTCGCGACGCCCACGGTCGCGATCGAATGGACCGAATATCCCGACAGAATGGTGTGGACGTTTCCGGATGCCTTCGTATCGAGTCCGTCGCGCGAATTGCGTGAGTTCGTCATCGAGCAGCAATACATGCAGCACGTCACGCATCTTCAGGATGTGGCGGGCAGTCTGTGTCCGCCGGTGAAGGCATGCTTCGCGTATCACGCGCCCGCGCACGCTGACATTTATTCCGAGTATCTCGGCTGTCCGTGCCACTTCGACGCGCCGCAGTGCGAACTCGTCTACGACAGCGCCATACTCGATCGCAAGCCGCAACTTGCGCATCAACTCACTGCATCGCTGTTGCAGGAAACGTGCGACAGGCTCATCGGTCAGGCGAAGACATCGAGCGGCGTATCGGGCGAGGTCTATCAGATACTCATGAGCACGCCGGGCGTGTTTCCCGGCATGGAAGCGACAGCCGAATCGATGCATATGACGACGCGCACGCTCAGGCGGCGTCTCGAGGCGGAAGGAACGTCGTTTCTCGGTATCGTCGACGATGTGCGGCGTTCGCTCGCGCTCGAATATCTGAAGACGACGAAGATGAGCACCGACGATGTCGCGATGCTGCTCGGCTTCAGCGACACCGCGAATTTCAGGCGCGCGCTCAAGCGCTGGACGGGCAAGGGACCGGGCGAGTTGCGACGATAA